A region from the Tachyglossus aculeatus isolate mTacAcu1 chromosome 5, mTacAcu1.pri, whole genome shotgun sequence genome encodes:
- the FAM43B gene encoding protein FAM43B — MLPWRRSKFVLVEDEPKCQAKSLRPGLAYGSLLSTVLRACPDLVPGWPLARLGRLFRTRRRKVELTPEDPTYTVCYLGNAVTLQAKGDGCTDDAVAKIWARSGPAGGTKMRLTLGPQGIRMQAGGRPGGRRSTHAYLLPRITYCAADGCHPRVFAWVYRHQARHKAVVLRCHAVLLPKAPQARALAHLLRQAALAAFSDFKRVQRQNDARHVRQDRHCQLLPAGTATPVPHLPLRRLLNSKCPYRPPPAERGRGGAPRLSCILEEDEDQEEDGGDGGQGGDGQRDQGDGRPLQERPEVLSLARELRTCTLRGPPDPRPWKSGLLRRACLAR; from the coding sequence ATGCTGCCCTGGAGACGCAGCAAGTTCGTCCTGGTGGAGGATGAACCCAAATGCCAAGCCAAGAGCCTGCGACCGGGCCTGGCCTACGGCTCGCTCCTGTCCACCGTCCTGCGGGCCTGCCCGGACCTGGTGCCCGGCTGGCCCCTGGCCCGCCTGGGCCGCCTCTTCCGCACCCGCCGACGGAAAGTGGAGCTCACCCCGGAGGACCCCACATACACCGTCTGCTACTTGGGCAACGCCGTCACTCTGCAGGCCAAGGGCGACGGCTGCACCGATGATGCAGTGGCCAAAATCTGGGCCCGCAGCGGCCCAGCTGGTGGCACCAAGATGAGGCTGACCCTGGGGCCGCAGGGCATCCGCATGCAGGCCGGAGGGAGGCCTGGGGGACGACGGTCCACCCATGCCTACCTGCTGCCCCGCATCACCTACTGTGCAGCAGACGGGTGCCACCCCAGGGTCTTCGCCTGGGTCTACCGGCATCAGGCCCGCCACAAGGCCGTGGTCCTCAGATGCCACGCCGTGCTGCTGCCCAAGGcaccccaggcccgggccctggcCCACCTGCTCCGCCAGGCCGCCCTGGCCGCCTTCAGCGACTTCAAGCGGGTCCAGCGGCAAAACGACGCCCGCCACGTGCGCCAGGACCGGCACTGCCAGCTCCTGCCCGCGGGCACTGCCACCCCCGTGCCCCACCTGCCCCTACGACGCCTGCTTAACTCCAAGTGCCCCTACCGACCTCCCCCAGCCGAGCGTGGGCGCGGAGGGGCTCCCCGGCTCAGCTGCATcctggaggaggacgaggaccaggaggaggacggaggggacggggggcaggggggagatgggcagagggaccagggcgatGGGCGACCTCTCCAGGAGAGGCCCGAGGTGCTAAGCTTGGCCAGGGAGCTGAGGACCTGCACCCTCAGGGGTCCCCCCGACCCGCGACCTTGGAAGTCCGGTCTCCTCCGGCGGGCTTGCCTGGCGCGTTAg